ATGTCGGGCTACGTCTGCGCCCCGAACGGCGCCCTGCCCCAGATCGCCCGCGAGCGGAACTGCGAGTTCGACACCATGTCGTTCAAGTGGTGGCCCAAGGAGCCGACGACGCACAAGGACAACGTCGCCCTGGTCAACGAGTTCCACGCCGAAGGGCCATGGCACCGGTACTACGACAAGGGCGGCAAGCACGAGATACCGCCCACGACCGAGGTCCTGACCGCCGGCTGGGTGTCGAGGAGGGAGCACACCTTCCACTGCATGTACACCTTGCGGCAGACGCATCTCTGGATCACCCTGGGCTACGACCCGCCCTTCAACTACACCCACACCATCCACTGCACCAAGTACCTGATGGACACCATTCTGGAGAACCCGCCAAAGGACTTTGATGAACTAAATGTGCACGGAACGCCGTGGCCAGAGCATCCAGCCATTGTGAGTGTTTGAAACTGTGAAGGCTCATTGGACACCTGCTTACATTTGCTTGATAGGTTAAGCCTTACTATCCCTGCAAGCAAGAAGGTCTCAGCTGCGAATCCTGGTGATTGTCAAGAGTTAAAAGTGCCGGCTTTTGAGAACTCCACGCCACTACCAGTTTGGGGGGTCTAGATAGACAGTCCTCGTCTGCTTCAGCCCAACGCACCGCACAGATTCTGTGCAGTGTGACCTTATGCCAGTCTATCTACCACAAGAGAGAGTAGACCCCAAATTCTGAAGAAAAATAAACCTTGATACATTTGCATTGCGTTCCTCAACCATTGCTTCCACCGTCAATGGCCTCCTGGACATGCAAAGGCAGGCAGAACGCCGTGGAGAGCCCGACTCGGTAGAACTCGCTCAGCTgcgagaaggagaggccCAACATCGGGAACGCCCTGCTCTGGTCTCGGAGCAGACGCCGCCAGTTGTCGAGGATGTCCTTGCTCCTGCGTGCGCTCTCCGGGCTCGGCGCCTGCACGACCAACATCACGATgaagctcgacgccgcgacGAAGCTCAGCTGTGACCCTGTAGGTAGCAACGTCAGTCTTTGAGGtctgtctcgtctcgtcttaTTGTGACGTACAAGAGTGCCAGAACTCGCCCATTTGTCTGGACGACAGCTTGAACACGAAACCCACGAGGCATTTGGCCCATGCCAGGGCGCCCTGGTAGAGCTCGATGATGGTTGCGTCgtggacctcgacgccgccgtcgccgaggtccaaGGAGATGTCGCAGAGGTCGTCAATGTCCCAGCTAAAGTCTTGGAGCGAAAGGCCCGTCCCCTCCGCCGGCTGCTCCTCCTGGTCGACGTCTAtgatgggcggcggcggttgagAGCGGACGGTAGGGCGGAGCACGGCCCGCCAGACGTACGTGACGAGGATCAAGTACGCGAATTGCACGGACGACGGGTCGTTGTCCAAGGCCGGCTTCGTGGCGTTGGTTTCCTCGAGGATGTGTTCGAGGCCCGGGATGTTGGCCCGCCATATGTTGAGGGCGTCGAACGCCGTTCGAGCCGCCTGGATCGATCCCGTGAGGTCCTCTGCCAGCTTCTGGCATGACTGTAAGGAGCTACGATTGTTAGTCTTGAAAAGTTTCAGTGTCTCACAACCCAAGGTCTTTGGACGTACTATAGACTGCGCTGTAGAGAGTCCGCGATGAGTGCCAGGTTGGCCATGTGCACGAACGGCATCCTATGCCACGGCAGCGGGTGCTCGACTTCTGAAGAACGAAGGACGAAATCGGCAGAGTCCAGCTGGCTGACGTCCCATTCTCCTTGCTGGATGTACGGAGGCCGGCCGCCCAGCAACGAAAAGAACTTGTCTTCGATGTAGACTGCCCACCACAGCCTCCGCCGGAGTCTCTTCTCGTAAGCCGGGATGCCCATCATCCTGCACTCCAGGTGCAGCCCAAGGTTATGAGCCAGGCCGACCATGGTCCCCATCAGGGGCCACATGGCAGCAGTGTCTGCCACGGCGTACTGGTTCGAGTCCTCCTTCGTCCTGTGAAGATACAGAAGCATAGCTTGCAGAACCGAGAGATGCGGCCTCTGTAGATTCTGGAGAAAGGAGCTCTGGGCGATTCGCCAGACTTCGCCGCAGGGTACTCTCTCGTACATGAGGGGCACCACAAGGTGCTCGTCGGCCGATGCGAAGGGAAGGGCCGAGCCGTATATCGCGGCCAAGAGATGCGTCGGTATGCTGTTGAGGGTCTCAATGTCCGGGAGTTTCTCCATCGACGTGAGTCCGAGGCATTTTCTGGACACGATTGGGAGCGTCGGGAAGACATGTTGATGGAAGCTGGTGTGTATTCATTATGAGCATCGGCATTCACTCCAAGAAGGGCACCGCACTCACAGTCTCATCAAGCGAACGCCGACAAACGGCGGAATAAGCAGCTCAAGCTGACGACGCAGGTCCCTGGTCTCGGCCCCTGGACCCTCAACAGGCGCATCCGCAGCCACGTCGTCTGAAGTGAGGATGAAGTGGACGGGAATCTTGTCAAAGGTGGGCACGCCGCCCGCGTTCCGGACGTGGTACTTGTAGAAGCTCTgcaggccgagctcgtcgaagCGGAGGTGCCGCAGCAGCCATGGATCCAGGCCGGAAGAGCCCCCGAGGAGCATCGCGCTGCACCCCCGCATCTGGTCGAGGCTCTGCGAGATTTGCGTCGCGGGACGGGCTtggggcaggccggcgaaCGGGGTGTTGGTCTCCAGGGTTTCCGAGAACGGTTCGCGGGCGGTCTGGTTCGGCTCGAAGGGGTGCTGTGCTGCCGGGACCGGCGTCTCTTCCGTTGGAGAGGCCGCGGAACGTGAGGCCCGAGTGGGAACCGACAGGTCGGTACGGCTGGTTGTTGGAGAGCTGTCTTCATGCCACGCTTTCGGGCGGTTCAACGTCTTGGCCTGTGTCCGCTTGCGTGGTTTGCCGGTAAACGTGCAGTCCAGCTGGCTCTGCTGACATCGCCGGCAGGCCGTCTGGTTCTCCTCCTGCTGGCATTTGAGCTTCATGCTTCGGCAGCGGTCGCATGGTCTCTGACGTTTCCGCGACCGGTATTGCCGGGGAGTCTTCGTGACAGGGTCGTGTGGCAGGGTCGTCGAAGACATGGCCGCAACTCACCAAGGTCCTCGACTCTCGAGTCGCCGCTGGGAGGGGCAGGGTGAAGGGCCGGGGGGTTCGCCGAAGTCTGTGTTAGTTACCGAGCTCACACGGCGTTCAGCTCCGCTAGTTGCAGATTCGCCGGCGTCTTTGGCCGGCGGATGGACGGAGCGACGGTTATTTGACTGGCGCGTCGTTGGGTCAATGACTCGATGAAAGTCAAAGATGCGAGGACAAGCAACGCTTAGACGACCACGTTTCGGCGAACTTTGTCGGTGGGGTGAGTCTGAGTCGGCGAAAAGGTTCAACCTTTCTGCTGAACATCAGACACTTAGTCATCTACATTGGCCGAGTTCTGCAGGGGGCAAAAGTGTTGTCAACATCATTGGATCGGCCAACTGCTATCAATGATTTCGCCGAAGAGGGTTCGGTGGGATATTCACACAACAGTTCCCCATTGAATCAATGCAAGTTGGCGTATTATTTCTTACCTGCTCTcagaaggagaagaaccATTGCATTGCTCTGTTCACCTTAATCCTTCGTCTCGACTCTCATACTTCGTTTGTTGAGAACCATTGATACGCGATACTCTTCTTCAAAACCGACCCTTAGACCCTggtttctttcttcctcgaTACCAGCTTGGGTGACTTTGGTCCCACGGAAAATAATGTTTAAATGTTTCCAGTCACAGACAGCGGTAGGTTCGTTTCCACATCAACGCTCACATTCCACGCAACGCTGACCATCTGGGAATACCCAGCAGACGGAGAAGGGCACGCGACAGACAAACAGCCCCTTTCGAGCAGCACGAGCCCACGACGATGCATACACATCCACAGATGAGCCCGGCCAGCCCGGCACGCCACCAGAGGA
This genomic interval from Colletotrichum higginsianum IMI 349063 chromosome 9, whole genome shotgun sequence contains the following:
- a CDS encoding Fungal specific transcription factor, with translation MSSTTLPHDPVTKTPRQYRSRKRQRPCDRCRSMKLKCQQEENQTACRRCQQSQLDCTFTGKPRKRTQAKTLNRPKAWHEDSSPTTSRTDLSVPTRASRSAASPTEETPVPAAQHPFEPNQTAREPFSETLETNTPFAGLPQARPATQISQSLDQMRGCSAMLLGGSSGLDPWLLRHLRFDELGLQSFYKYHVRNAGGVPTFDKIPVHFILTSDDVAADAPVEGPGAETRDLRRQLELLIPPFVGVRLMRLFHQHVFPTLPIVSRKCLGLTSMEKLPDIETLNSIPTHLLAAIYGSALPFASADEHLVVPLMYERVPCGEVWRIAQSSFLQNLQRPHLSVLQAMLLYLHRTKEDSNQYAVADTAAMWPLMGTMVGLAHNLGLHLECRMMGIPAYEKRLRRRLWWAVYIEDKFFSLLGGRPPYIQQGEWDVSQLDSADFVLRSSEVEHPLPWHRMPFVHMANLALIADSLQRSLYSLQSCQKLAEDLTGSIQAARTAFDALNIWRANIPGLEHILEETNATKPALDNDPSSVQFAYLILVTYVWRAVLRPTVRSQPPPPIIDVDQEEQPAEGTGLSLQDFSWDIDDLCDISLDLGDGGVEVHDATIIELYQGALAWAKCLVGFVFKLSSRQMGEFWHSWSQLSFVAASSFIVMLVVQAPSPESARRSKDILDNWRRLLRDQSRAFPMLGLSFSQLSEFYRVGLSTAFCLPLHVQEAIDGGSNG